The genomic interval TGAATATACATAAAACTGCATGCGCACAGCATCATAACATAGGGTTAGATCAGTTTCGAAATTTCTCTCGTTTTCCACAACTTCCCACGCATTTACAGCATGAACACTGTAAATTTTAGCACGAGAGGTTTTGAAATATAGCCCTTCCAAATAGACTAACCCACATGCTAACAATTAATAAAGTCATATTTaccgttttttttgttttttttttgagaacaACAAATGGCCCGTTTAGCATAAACCTATCGGAAATACAACAACGACAAAACAAACGCACgtgattttgtgtttatttccgGAATTTTTGGAATTTGATGTCCTGTAATACTTTCCCGGAGGTGGAATTTTCATATcagttacattttatattttctgaccGAAACACTGATACATACCCTGTGTAACAATCGATCATTCGATCAGTGGACAATAGCTAGGCCTAACTATAATCGATGAACTAGAACTCCTGAACTAGGTCATTTGCGCTACATGCATGGCTAGGCGTTACCACACTTCTTATAGAGGGCATACATTTAAGATAGCACAAAGAGTTTTCTAGATATGTGGAAATAACTGTgcacatttatttcacataaCTTGTAATCGTTTCCATTGAAATTGATTTCCAACAGGAAACATCCACAAAGTCGTTGATTGATTTATCATTATTCTCCACTACATCCCTAGGGCTGGCTTTGATCAAGTTAAAATGTCAAATTCGATTTAAAGGCTGTTTTTTGGACCCCAGaggccggttgttcaaaagtatataaaaagaTAAGCAAGGCTTAATTCTTAATACGCCTCAGTCTAATACAAAACTAGGCTAATGTTTtcttagtccagactaaagttcaTACAGGGCTTAAAcattaatacacttttgaacagctgggaGCTGAAGTTAAAATTTGGAACACCTAACAAATGTTAAGACATATTTATCGTAATCTGAACTTGGTCGGTAAACCACACGCACCGAACAGATTAAATCTTAAACTCTGGcaagtcaaaaatggctttgtggaatttaaTCTGCCCTTCCACCCCTCCCCGCCTCCTCCTCGGAAGCATGTCAGTTGTTGGTTTAACTCGGTGTCGGTGAAATGTGGTGCCTGGTGTCCTAGGCATTGcatttcagtgatgcagcactataaatatgagACACCTTCCTCAAAAGAAAGCCCTCTCTAACTGTACATGGGGAAGCCTGCAAGCTCGTACATCTATATTCAGTCCTTGTTACTCACcctgtacatctatatacatatgtacgtCACCGTTAATCCATTAAGGAGATATGGTGTCATCAGTTGGCGTCAGCCGCTGCTTTAATCCATTAGCCCCGTCGCAGAGTTTTTTCATACTTAAATATTCACGTGCAGGGTTAATCCCTATATTGTGAACCTTTAATCCCATAATTGTGTAATTGGATTAAACGGAATAGATAGGAATTGCGATGAAAGATTTACCTTTTCGTTCATTGCGACTTGCATATGCATTTAAAGGATATGTATGCGTATGTGCGAGCTGTCTGCTCAACTCAATCttacggcgcaatgacccagcagcctcccaccaatgcggtcgctgtgagttcaagtctagcgcatgctggcttcctctccggccgtacgtgggaaggcccgcagcaacctgcggatggctccACCCAGTCCGCTTTGCCTCCAACCATAacgttggccgccgtcgtaaaagtgaaatacatgtcctcttgagaacggcattaaacacctatcaaataaataaataaatcgaaagAACGCGATAATATTGAAagcgatgtaaaaccccaagcaaacaaaCTAAATCGGAGAGACACCTTTGAGGTCACCTTCCCAGCCCCCTACTTCAAAACAGAAGTGGAAAGAGTGTTTGGAtacctgggggggggggggggggcaagatTCCTTACAAACCCTTGTTAGCTGTCCAGATAATGAGCTCAATCTTTGATTACTTTGGATCAGTCTGGATGCATCTAATGTCCAAATTGGAtcatttgtgaagaaaaaaacacaataagCAAGACATTAGCAAAATCAACTTTTTGCAGTTTTGCAGACTGGAAACACAAAGTATAGtaaaacatgcacttttcaATTTCCGACACAACATCCTCATGACGCACAGATTCCAATtaattaaactacatgtaatattatccATAACCTGTAACTTCTACAGGATTTGCAAGAAAGGTCTGGAACATCCTTTTTCATGGGTAATTTTCATTATTCTACACACCAACCCATGATGAAATACCGTGCCATCAAACGATGACTTCACGGCAAAAAGGGACGTCACCAGGATCTTCAAACGTCAAGATAATGAACTCTCGTATTGATTTGGTTTTGCAGCCGAATGAATCGTCCAACTGAGAGGAGTCCTGCAAAAATTTGTCTCCAAGCCAAAAGTAATCTAAAATGCTACCTTGAATTCTGAACTAACCTACATGAATCCCCACATTCCAAAATGATCAAGAAAAaccaaataatatttttacatgtttttttttttttttttttttacaatcttAAGTTTTATTCAAAGACTACAATTAaataacttgggaaaacttctgtaaatgcaaaaaaacaacaacatgcgTTCCAGCAAAATGCGTGTTTTCGTCATACACAGATAAACCTGACAAAACCGAAAGAAGCAGTTTAACACAAAAGGACAAAATCAATTCTTTGGAAAATGTGCAAGTGTAGTTTTACAGCTTGCCTGTTCAATAAATCTGGGTGGAGTTACACAAAACTTCcatacacaaatcaaaaaacaaattaatgttttcagtatattaagtattaaacattttgaatacTTAACAATATTCCAGCGAAAGAtcacacagatttttttttttagagaaaaaaaaaaaagccaacataaaataagttttatttggCAGTTGCACTGCTACATTCAGATGGATTCATAAACGATGATAGAAAATGAATGTGAATGACAAAAGTTAACTTTTTAATTATCCAGCCTTAACCAAGGCTGATCATCAAAGCAGATTAGAGACgaatttgtcaaaaatattcatAGCTATATGAATTCCACATCAACGGGAACAAGTAGTGCGCTAACTAAAATATCCCCTAGTTTCAAGAGCTACTGGctacaaaataaaatgactaAAGTCTGCTCAACTACTGGACAATTTGCCAAATCTATTCCTTCCgaattattgtttattaataGAATATTAATTATTAGATTAGTGCTTGCAATATATTTTACAATCTCCAAAAATTTAATAATGTTAACACAAGTGTCAATGTACCAACAAATGCACAAAATCTGTGCCAAAAAATATACCGTGAAATATATTTGGtatatgtttatacacatacatatggtATAATATACTAACAGTGTATTAACAGTCATTTGCCAATCTGCTACAGCAAACTAAATGATCTTCTACTTGTAACTAGCAtccaacacaacaacaacaacaaaaaataaaatacttaatAAATATTGCTTAAATCATAATATACTGAGGGAGTACGTACGTTcatattatttttcaaataatattGGCACAACGTGACTTTAGATGAGTAAGATTAAGAACACAAATAAAACGAACGCAAGCCCTAGTGAACTTTGCACTTGGTGGTTTTACAGTAAGCAgtcagaaaatggcaaagcttTGTGTATAAAGATTTATCCCTGAAACCCAATCCAGGTTTCTGCTTAAGTATTATGTATTCAGATTGAACAACCACTCAGAGATTCATTCGAGCTACAAGTTTTACAGGGGTTATTTTTAGCGTTACTCAAGTTCAATATCtatacttttaaaatttaaaacaattcaaagaagaaaagaaaaaaaaaaaaaacaaaaaaatgcacaAGCCAAGAATGTGTATTCTACTGGCCACAAAAGAGAACGGCTATATCTACATCACAATACTGCCAAAGACTTATGCAAAGATATTACAACTGGCCAGCTGTTTACAACATGTAGCCTCCAACCAAAAAGTTCAATCTTATATCTAGTGTAAGACGTTCggaaacagaaatgaaatttattcccAGCAACTTAGGCAGCTCAGCAGAGAAATTTAAAGCGGCAAGTAAAATTATATCTGTCCTGCCAAAATTAAGAAGCTGTTTGCGTACAATGCCACCGTCAAGAAATTGGGGTATcaaaatgtctgaaattttGTTCAGTCCGATTTCAAAACACTGACTCTCACAGTAATGACTAAAATTTGCTAATGCCATGtatttatcttttgtttttgtgtttaaagATGAAAGCTGGCTTATTATACCATGAACTGATCTTATTCATTCGAAAATTTGGATTCAAGAAATTTTGGGAATGAAGCCATGAAGTATCAATGGACTGTGGAGTTCAAGAAATTAGCAGAACATGAACTGGCAATTTACTTAGATTAGTAATTTGACACGGTTTTCAAATGCCTTCAAGGCTGAAAAGGAAACTGTTTTTGACATGTTGCGATGATTTCCTTGACATTAGAAATCAATtcacatcccccccccccacaattCCACGGTGCACCCAACCCATAAACAAATCCTAAGAAAAAATTGGAAAAGTTTGAGAGTCGGACGGAATTTTCACACGCCATCCACCATTAGCAAAAACAACTTCTAATATTCATACTCTTATTTGAGAAGCAGAATTCCGTCTGATTTTTGCAAGCGACAACGCTAAATCAGCTTCAAATGCAAGAACATAAAGAGAGCAATGAGACAAAAATGGTACCAAAGAACCTTATCACATGCGGAAATATTTCCCATTCATGAGGAATTATATCTTGCAACCAGGCGAAATAAAGTGCACTTCAAGGagactgaaagtgaaagtgactAGAGATTTTTTGCTAGTCCAGCAGATATTTCTTAAACCTGGCAGGACACTATTGATTAAAACTCACTCGACAAGAGCAAAGCAAGTATTCTGATGCCCTCAAATAATGTGGACAAGTATTAAGCTGTATCCAGACAAGCGACACCTAGGGCACGTAAAGTAAGGAAGAAAACCATTAAAACTTTCTAAAAAAATCTcgtaaataatataaaaatgaagTTGACTAGAAATGACCCAACAAAAATAGTGCAGAAAATGGTCACAACAGCATCAGAGTGCCAAGACTGCATTATTTATTGCGAGGCATAtcaaagcacaaaaaaaaaaaaaaaaaaaaaaaaaaaataccagacaGAAACGAAGGCACTTTTCATGGTGTGAACAACTAGAAAGAATTTCTAACAAATCTTTCAGGCTTCTTTCACAAAACTgggacaagaaaaaaacaataaaactaagCCAAATATAAGAAAGGTAGAAATTCTCCAGACATTTCTGACAGTTTGAAATATGTGAATTCTATTGCTTTATTGGTATCCGATTCAATAAAGCAGTCCGTTTTTCTGAACTAAAATCtccaggaggaaaccagaaggTTTCACCCTGCCTTATTTGAAGTTACAGTTGCATTGTTGGCATCATCAATATCTCTACAAAGAGAGGGTCACTAGGTATACAATGAAACAGTACAATGTGGTGGAAGGAGGGCGCTATGTACAATGTAACATGAGGTGATAATATCAAATCTTCCAGTAAATcgattaataataataataataatagtataaCCTTTCAAAATTTCTGATCAGGTCTCGACCATGCTGCTGTTGTAACATTTTACCTACTGAGAAAAATTAACCGAAAAATAGTGCGACTTGCTTGTCGTATGTAACATGGGTATATGTACACCGGCCTACAGTAACAATCAgatatgtaacatacatgtgctaGTCCACATCCAAATCGTCCGCATCAGGGCCGGCATCGCCTTTAGCATTGGCCTCTCCATCGCTGTCAGTGCGGGCGTTTGCGCTCTCCTCCCCTTTATTCCTCTGGTCAGTTTCATGTGCCTCTCCCGAGGTGTTCATGTCGCCAGAGGGTTTGGATCGTCGCGAGTGCTCCACGCGCAGAGGCTTGCCGACGATCTCCAGATCCTTCAGGGCTTCAATGGCCTCGTCTGCGGCAGTCGCTTCCTGGAACTGCAGGAACGCATGTCCATTCTGCCCATGCCAGATCACTCTCAGTGGGTTCACCTCCTTCTCGCGGATCTTCGACTTCAGCTCACTGACACGGACGGAACCCGGGATGCCTCCAACGTACACCGACGGAATGTCGTCTTCATACTGTCTTCGTCCCGGCCCATCACGTGGGCCACCTCTCCCTCGCCCGCGTCGTCGGCCACCTCGACCTCTTCCGGAATAACCTTCCCCTGGTCCATTCCTGAACATGCGCTGGTTACCATAACCTCCTCGTCCTCCACGCCTTCCCCGACGACCTCTACCTGATCTTGGCCTGTTATCGGCATCATCATTCTCCTCTTCCGCACTGTCGACGGGTTCCACCTCTGTGGAATCTTTAATGGTGACGTCTTTACCGGCATCGCTCTCCATTTTCCGCAGCCGCTTGAGGACGGGGACTCGACTCAGCTTATCTTTGTCCAGCATGGACCAGATGATGCCAGCGGGCTTGGGCCGGCCGCTGTTGCACTCAATGATCTCCTCCTCGGTGACGATGTAATCCACGGTGAGGTCATGGTCACCTAGCAACTCCTCAGGGATATCCAGGATCTGTGACTCGTGCACCGTCGTCACGACGATGGTGTTCTCGTTCACAGCCCCCATTGTGGCCATCATGGCATACTCCAAGTCAGCAAACCCTTCTCCTTTACCAATACGGAAGCCTGCAACCAACAAAGAGACAGGACCATCCTCAAATACAAATTTCATCAAAAGAGGTGTGAGATTTCATGCTTAACTTATACATTGGTACTTAAGTCAGCCAAGCAAGTTTCATCAAAGTCTACTTAATTTAAACTATTAACCTTGCTTAGAAGTCTAAAGCAAATCTGGTTCCAGTAGCCTTTCATAAAACCAAGGACAGGCTTTACAGTGAAACAAGAGATTCTCGGATGTCACAAGAGTCTCAGAAAACCTCATACGACTGATAAATAAAACCCTTGGCTCGGAGGCTCATCAGAGGCTCATCACAAAAATTTATAGAAACACGCAAAAATAAAGTGGCTCAGCAGGTTTAGGGGACATCagtgaatacatttatttatttatttgattggtgttttatgccatactcaagaatatgtcatgacggcggtcagcattatggtgggaggaaactgagccaAACTCcggggaaacccttgaccatccgcaggttgctggcataccttcccaaaTGCTTAGTGATTACATGCATGGCATTCAAAAGAGACAAAGAGCAAATATATCAAAAGCTACTTGCGCTGATTCAAATGAAACGCAGTCTTGGGAATCCTCTAGTGAGTTTATTATGTTGCAAACGTACCATTTCCACAACGGGGCATGCCAGCTCATCGcagcatatatatttacagtaatAATTTAGTGACAAGCTTACACCAATTACTGATATTTCCACAATACTAGTAGGTGATACCATATGTAGTTTATTATAACACACAGTTGGCATACTATGGCATGCTGATATGTACTTCTTCcagtggcatttagaagctGGGTTGGATGAGATAAGATAcatatggatcacaactttcATAATTCCGTGACCGATGTTTCAGTTAGGGTACTAATACCATTATCAAGCAAAATAAATACTAATACCATTATCAACTAATAACGGTATTAGTATCTCTACTGAAATGTCGAGGACCTCTGTGGCCTTAGCAcaccagcgcagcgcaatgcaccaagagactctcaccaatgcagccactgtgagttcaagtccagctcatgccggcttgtTCTCCAAACGAActtctgccagcaatctgcagatggtcatgggtttccccggggctcccctgtttcctcccaccttaatactggctgccgtcgtataagtgaaatattcttgagtacggcgtagagcatcaattaaataagtaaataactgaAATGTCACTCACCAAATAAATAGAAGTTGAGATTCACATATATCTTCTGTTGTACAATAACCTACACGTTTTATGGAAATGTTACGGTATGCAATGATGATGAAGTTTATACCTTGTCTGGAGACAGCCACAGATCCCACAATGACCAGATCCACCTTGACTTTAGCGTCCAGGCCTAGAGGTGTACTGTATTCCTTCACGCCCTGGGGGAAATAACAACAGTCCTGTTTATAAACGGCTTCGTCATGGGGATTACCCCAAATCTCTGACTTCCTGGACCGAGGCAACGTTTACCCGAAAGAAAATCACAGCTCTTTTCCAACCCAAACTATTATACCACCAAGGCCCAAGAAAAGTACAGGTTGTGGTTTGATCGATTGTTGAatcatatactcaagaattttccacatgTATCAGGTTGgattagttttatgggtgaaatatATTGGAGTGCAAAACCTCAGTGATCAGTGATCtgactgaattacctccctttatacACCAATTTAATGATTAACTTTCCCACGTAAAAGAGAGCAtgttgaagacaagtggtcttcaatgaatgttaaATGTTACTGACATCAGACCTCTCACTGTTAGCAAAACCCAACTGATATAAGCAGAGAATCAACAAGTTCCATGCCTAATGATTAAAAATCAAGCACCATAACAGCTTGACCAAGGTTTGCTCCTCACTCACTACAAGAGACTCCCAAGCTTAGCGTCATAGCCAGTGCACTCACCTGTGACGTTGCGCAGATACGTAACGTCTCCTTGTTACAGTCTTCAGGTGGGGTGATCTTATTGAAGAGGCCTGAGCGCAGGCGTGGGGTGGGCACCAACAGGGTCTTGTTGGCctgtcacaagtacatgtaaggcaAGGATATTAACGCAGATattagttaaatatttaaatttatttattttattggtgtttaacaccatacacaagaatatttcacttacatgatagTGATGAGCACTATGATGGGACGAACTGCCTGTCCACATCAAAGCCAGCAtcagcaggatttgaactctcaacaACTGTAGTGGTGATTAAAGAGCTTAAACTTGGTCAAAAgagacatgtatatatcttgGCTACCACAAAATGAACAGTTATTATCATGTGGGACTTTGTGTATAACATCAAGTCGCAGCCCAATATTTCTAGCTTCGTTCTATTTTCGTTCATGACTCTATTACTGCTGCCTCTAAACTGATCTATAcatgaaactgaagaaaaaagtcTGATCTGattgaattatctcccttgatacaTGAATTCAATACAATGAATTCAAGAAATAGGCAAACGGctggcaaaaacaaaaaatttcattGCACTTCTGCAAATTACTTCaacaaaacttttttctttctttttattgcTTTCTAATACGAAACCCTACAGGAACTGACATTTTTCCCAATGCTGGTGACAAACCTGAACAAAACCTCAGGGAAGATAAACCTCATAGGCCACAGTCCAGGTTGATTTAAATTTTCAGCCTACACTGTTTGTCTGTTAGCTAAGAGTTCAGCGTCGTATCCCGCCATGTTCTGGGTACACCAAGCCAGTCTCCCCTCGCAACAAGATGGTGTCATTACTGGCATTTtaacagtgctgcctcactggagcaCAGTGACACCAGTACTTGCCCTATCCCTTTATACAGCACACCGAGTACCAAAAATGCCAGTTATGAAGTCTTACGCCAACCAGGGATTGAATTTATGTATATCCTTGATTTGTTCGATGCCACacttcacaatatttcacttacacgacagcagTCAGTTTAATGAGTGGAGGAAAGAGGCTTTTCGGAAACTAACAAACTTCACTCATGTGGGCCAAAAATATTCCTGACTGATCAGCAGGATGAGGTCCAcacaacttcatgtaaggccatGTTCACTGATTATTTGCACCCAAGCTAAAAAATTACCTCGAGAGTGAGGAAGCGACAGTTTTCCTGGGGTTTGTCAGGATTGATTTTTATCGTTTTCGCTGACTTGAAGACATCCAGGGTCGAAGCTCTCTCAGCAGCTGCAGCAGCACCCTgcccaaaacaaagaaaagaccAATAATTATCCACATCAAACTTCAGCATGAcatgaacattaaaataaatagatgaaagCAATGTAAGTTggtaaatgaatgaaaagtCAAATAACTACGTGTAAggacttaaaggagaagaaaatgaaaatatcaaataccattgaaaagagtatgcagcgccaaaatctgctgtgggcgactccattttgcctaagaactagtcatAAAGTTTTCTGTGTTACGAGGAGAATTGCCTTCAGAAACCGCTGTgcatgaacaagccggcagttttaacgactctcactggctgagaggcaacacacccccagcataaattacagggtgttaaagatggagaacACGATGGACTCCGCAATTTAtaccagctttgctgttttcaggctttacgtgtatgcgAGGAAAAATCGCCAAATTATGCCGCAGGcatcaccagatagaaaaaaatgtgctcttttcagcctatagtgtcatgtttttaagtcttcttctcctttaaacataaaacataaaaaattcaTCCAGTAAGCAGTGTGAATGATAGAATGAAAACAGCATTGCGTTAATGGCCCAAAAATGCACACTTTGTGTTTATACAGATGAAACACCTATACTGATGAAATACCTATACTGTTTTGCAGTGACatactgattgattcatccaccttgtagagctttttgtgaagtctgacTAATTTCTTCAATGCTGACATCATTTCAAGGCCTCTATTTGCTCCGGAAACAATATTTTTACCTTCCAaacttaggtgaaatacatcaGTAATATGTACCagtatacatgcaccaaatacaTGGACAGGGAAAGCTCCATTGAGCTTAATCCCTCTCTGTACTACTGTAGTTTTATGCTTCAGTGTGTgttgtaagtatgtatgtatgcttcaggtttaacactgtacttaacaatttttcagccatatggcgatgaggagtcattgcatacaccgtgtcttcttgtggcagggcgaggtaaaggtgctgtcgccactgaagtatcatgccaaaacCACCAGATAGACACCGAACTTAGTCAcaccatactgacaccaggtgaACCAGtccatgtttccttgctctaatctctgagtgctgagcgccaagttaCACAGAATCAagcaccattttaaaagtcttcaACCCGGTCATAAAAGTCATAACCCAACCGGATGTGATCCAAATATCTCCGAATGTtgaggcagatgctctaacAGTTACTGTGtgtgttgtagatgtacatcaGGTGAATAATAGATCTAACCAAATTAAATTAACGTCATCAACGTCTCTCAGAACAGACCTTGAAGTTTGGATTCTATGGTGAACAGGACGGGGAAGTTCACTAAATTATTCTTCTCCAGGTGGTTCCAAACCTTCTGAC from Liolophura sinensis isolate JHLJ2023 chromosome 3, CUHK_Ljap_v2, whole genome shotgun sequence carries:
- the LOC135463592 gene encoding LOW QUALITY PROTEIN: methenyltetrahydrofolate synthase domain-containing protein-like (The sequence of the model RefSeq protein was modified relative to this genomic sequence to represent the inferred CDS: inserted 2 bases in 2 codons) — its product is MILFAEISKWSIRQKVWNHLEKNNLXELPRPVHHRXPNFKGAAAAAERASTLDVFKSAKTIKINPDKPQENCRFLTLEANKTLLVPTPRLRSGLFNKITPPEDCNKETLRICATSQGVKEYSTPLGLDAKVKVDLVIVGSVAVSRQGFRIGKGEGFADLEYAMMATMGAVNENTIVVTTVHESQILDIPEELLGDHDLTVDYIVTEEEIIECNSGRPKPAGIIWSMLDKDKLSRVPVLKRLRKMESDAGKDVTIKDSTEVEPVDSAEEENDDADNRPRSGRGRRGRRGGRGGYGNQRMFRNGPGEGYSGRGRGGRRRGRGRGGPRDGPGRRQYEDDIPSVYVGGIPGSVRVSELKSKIREKEVNPLRVIWHGQNGHAFLQFQEATAADEAIEALKDLEIVGKPLRVEHSRRSKPSGDMNTSGEAHETDQRNKGEESANARTDSDGEANAKGDAGPDADDLDVD